DNA sequence from the Vicia villosa cultivar HV-30 ecotype Madison, WI linkage group LG3, Vvil1.0, whole genome shotgun sequence genome:
ttggttattAATCCATGCACACCCCTTAGCAAAACATAGTGAACTTACAAGGTTAGCAATTTTTAATCCAAAGATTAAAtttgtgatattttattatttcaattagaattaatTTAGAGTATCCTGAatggggtgcagttaccgtgcatagataaaaatctatgcaccatgcatagattattatggacccttagatcaaattctagacatcaattgttattactcaatactcaccactcgatactcaatactcaatactcaatactgaattaaaaatatgatccaatggcttatgtaggcttatgcatggtgcataagtaaaataaTACGctatcttcttcattcttctcccTCAACCCTAGCTTCGCCGTTGCCGTCGCCATCTCTCCTCCCATCTCCGGCCATTGGACCTCCATTAAAGAAACAAATTCCGTTTTCATGATCTCGTCACTTGgtctttcatctgaatcataGGGTGAGTGCTTTACTTTCATAAAATTCTGTTtttaagttttgaaaattgaaaagaatcaattttGTTGAAACCATAACTTGTTCATCGATTGTTATTGTCAAATTGGATTTTTTCTATGTTTTGGTATGGGGACAGATAGGAGTTAAAATTGGCATCAATTCAGTTTATACATTAGCAGTTCGGTGTTAGTGTTATCGAACTTGTGAACTGGTTCAAAGAACCACTCTGGTTAGGTTAGGGATGAACCAGAACCGGTTTGGATTTGTTGAACTGTAAACCAATGTGGTAGTAGTAAGTTAAATCGATATAGGATAACATTTGATATATTGTTGTATATGCAGAACACCAGCCTCTAGAACCAGATAAATTTTCCCCTGAACCATTGTTCTCGGCATCATTGTGTTCCTACTAAATCAGCTTAACATGACTTCTCAAGACATTCTTGTATTCATGGAACTTGCAATACAGCAGGTAACATTCTTAAGACCACTTTGTATTTGCCAATCATTTCTGCATGATGCATCTAGTTGGGCTGTGTTTTCATGGGTGATAAACTCAACTGATGTTCGTTTCATAAATTAACAATATAATGTAGTGGCTTATGGGGTTTCTTTAATTTGTGATATTCCTaactattaaatttaaaataattgaagGTGTATTGTGAATGGAAAAACTGCATGGCATGTTTTTGCTAAGTATTGAATTTGCATTGCATTTATGGACCATGTAGTCTGGGTTCTAGTGTGTGTTTTCATGCCTTTTATTTGGTAGAATTGAATTTCATTTATTTCATGTGACAGGCAAAGTTAGCTATGGATGCCCTTGAAGTACCTGTTGGGTAAGCTACCTTTGCAAATTCAAAATGGTTGAATGCCACCGGAATTAAAACTTGTCAttgattgatgttgttgttaatatTAGAAAGTGTTAGATAGTGTAATGGCCAGTATCAACATTGATGCTTGATGCTAGATGTTTGCATCAAGTCATGTAAATGCATTCTATATGGTAACTCAGCTTGAAATTAGATGGTTGATACCAGTAATCATTTTGGGATGTAGACTGAAGTAGTATTTTTCGTGGAAATTGAGGTGTTTGCTAGGAATGCCCTGTTTCTTTCGTCCTGTTGTTCTACTTGTGGTTATCATTGAATGGATTTGCATGCAAAACATCTAGATTAATTTGTTTGATAATTACAGTATATTGATTTATCCTTTAACATGATATTACTATGAAAACAATTTGCAGTCAACATTTACTTGTACCTTTGGGTGTTTATCCTCATTTGTTTGATGTGAAACCGGTTAAACTGAATTTGATCAATGACTACTATATTCATGTAAACTTTAATATCTGTTGACAGCTGTGTAATTGTGGAGGATGACAAGGTTATAGCCTCGGGAAGGAATCGAACTACCGAGACACGAAATGTAATCTGATCAGGGTCACTTTTCTGTTGTTATATATGGTCATCTTCATATTTGGAAGCACCTCCGTTGATAATCAATATGCTTTACTTTTGAATTTTATACATTTCTACCTTGGAAGCTAGCTCTTGTAAAATTTGGATTCTGGAAGTTTAGTGTTCTAAGATATAGAGACattaatattactaaataatttattgttattattactaaATCAGTATTTTACAGGCTACAAGACATGCAGAAATGGAAGCTATAGACCTGCTTCTAGAACAGTGGCAGAAAAACGGACTTTCGATGACTGAAGTTGCtaaaaaattctcaaactgcagTCTTTATGTTACTTGTGAACCATGCATAATGTGCGCATCTGCTTTGTCAAATTTAGGTATGctccttcaaatcatcaattgTTTAAGTATCCGGTCCTTATGCTATCCTTTCTAATTCAATAATTTATCAGGTATAAAGGAAGTGTTTTATGGCTGTTCAAATGATAAATTTGGAGGTTGTGGATCAATACTATCATTGGATTTAAGTGATACCGTGTCACCTAATAAGTATGCATCTTAACTAAACTACATTTGAGCTTCTCCATATAGCTCTCCACTACATCCTTTATTGTTAAAAAATTGGTAATTCTTAAATTTCTTCTCATTAACATTGTATTTCCACCTTGAAGGGGTTTCAAATGTGCTGGAGGTATAATGGCAACAGAAGCTGTCCTTCTCTTTCGAACATTCTACGAGCAAGGAAATCCTAAAGGTAAGAAAATTCTTTTCACTATTTTTTCTAGCTGGCAGAACCTTCCAAAGCTTTAAGATACTTTTGCGATGCATTCAATATAAGATCGTTGGAGTAACACTGTAACATGATTACGATGTGGTCTAGAAGCTTGAGTTTTGATTTCGAAGAGATTGGGGATGAGGACACAAGGGACGAGttcatttatttttagttttatactttcaatttcaatttaatgTTTTCATTTCATTGCAGCTCCAAAACCCCACAGGCCTCTAGCACTTCAGGCAACAACTTGAATTTGTTGGCATTTTGTTTATTTGCTGGAGTTGGTTTGAGCAGCCTCCTTCCTATTTATGAATGGTTAGGTATAAATCCCAGAAAGCCTTGTGTAAATTATTGTTTGCCACACCTAATAATGTGATTTGTACTTCTTTTCCGGCGTCTTCTGTTCAGTAACTGTTGCCAACAGATGCGCGGGCACAAGCCATTGTTGGGTTGGGAATCAACCACGTGTTTTGTATCAAAACACGTGATTGATTGAATTAAATACtttaattttaaaagaatatttatcGGTTAAGATTCAAATTAATTTTAAGGACTTGATGTGTTAGTATATGATATTGTGAGATCAGTTTGTTATTTCTAGTTTATGTTAATTATGAGTTATAGTTTGTATATGATATGTTAATTATCAGTTTGGTAGTGGACTCTGTTTTTGGAGCAAGGATGTTGCAAAGAGTGCAGCTAATACAGACAAACTATGGATTAGAATTTTAGAGTGGTACAATATTAGGGATTGGgtagttgtaaaaaaaaaagattgagaATCTTGGATTTGTATATTTATCTTTTCTCCCATTTTGGTAAACTTTAACCACAATTGCAAATTATGCACTAGTTTCTTCAATGATGAAACCATAGAATAGCATTGACAGAAAAACTATAGTTCAGATAGCTATTTATGGTTGAAATTTCAACAATGCTATAGTTAGTGCCTCTGTCACTTTGTCGATTGTTGATATGTGTATGCTTGGATAGTTGGATCTGTTAATTATAAGTAGTAATATGACTAGTTATAATGCTGTGAACAATATAATTATGAAACAATATAATAGATTTTAACATATTTTGTTCCatttcttaatattttttttgaagcGTTAGCCCTCTGGTTTATTATTACTACACAATTTATGCTTGGATAGTTGGAGTTTTAGTccttatatttataaaattatgccATTTTCAATCAGTATTTAATGGTCACACTCATTAGAAAAAATTTATGTTTCGAATTTGTCTCATCAAATACAATGCAAAACAATGATTATATATGTATTTGGTAATTTTTGAAGCATGTGACACTTCCTCACTTCATCCAATTTCCCCATGTCTTGCAACATCAAATTAATACAGTGTGCTGCGCAAGGAGACCAAAACAACTTAGGAAACTCCTTTTCCAACAACTTTCCAGTAGCAACATAATTTGCAGCATTATCTGTAACAATTTGAACAACATTTTCCGGTCCAAACACACAACACTACTTCCTTGAAAAAGTTTAAACAGTGTTTCTGCAGTTTTAGAAGCACTTGAGGCATCAACAGACCTTATGAAAACAGTTCCTTTGGGGCAATAAACTAAAAAGTTGATAAGAGTTCTCCTACAACGATCAGTCCACTCATCTGCCATAAGAGTACAACATGTATCCTTCCAAATAGAACGATATTGCTCTATCTGTATCTACACGTCATCAACCCACTTATTTAACAAATTACCACGAAGAGCATGCATGGTAGGAACTTT
Encoded proteins:
- the LOC131660678 gene encoding tRNA-specific adenosine deaminase TAD2-like translates to MTSQDILVFMELAIQQAKLAMDALEVPVGCVIVEDDKVIASGRNRTTETRNATRHAEMEAIDLLLEQWQKNGLSMTEVAKKFSNCSLYVTCEPCIMCASALSNLGIKEVFYGCSNDKFGGCGSILSLDLSDTVSPNKGFKCAGGIMATEAVLLFRTFYEQGNPKAPKPHRPLALQATT